Sequence from the Fragaria vesca subsp. vesca linkage group LG4, FraVesHawaii_1.0, whole genome shotgun sequence genome:
ATTCCTATGGTCTTTTTTATAGTAATACAAAATAAAGAAAGGATGTGATCCCAGCTTTAATTGTGGAGATTGATTATTAATAAATTAAAAATTGAAATTGTAGTAACCGATGATTCCAGCAATAAAATACTTTAATGCACATTCAATCTGATTGAAAGGTGTTTAGTAACGGTTCCTTGAATGCGCTTCTTTTGTCGTGATGTCTATAACTTTCATAGAACAAACCACGGTAGTCATTCACTAATGGCCCCTATAATTCGTCAATAGCATAGCAATGGTTATTCGTTAATAGTTGCGGTCATTTGCAAGGTCACGACTGTTGTACTATGGTTCAAGTAATTGAGCTGCACTCGTCATTCATTAATTGTCATGGTCATTCATCAATAGCTGCGCAATAGCTGCAGTCATATGTTAATACCACCACTGTTGCACTTCTAGTCTGATGCTCAAGAGAATGGGTCGCGATGGTCCCTTATTAACTACTGTGGTCATTCGTATGCCCGCCCTACTTGATATGCCACTTGAGTGCAGCCAAATTTAGGTGCAAACAGACTCAAGTTTGGTGTCTACCAATATCCCCATGAGAGGGACATCAGTCACATACTATGGCTAGAGTTTAGGTTTTATTGATTCATGATGTCATTATATGTTAGTTCTATACTAAAGATATGAGTAGTTCATATGCTGTGTAGAGTTAAACATTTACGTCATCAAGTCCACATATGTAGATTAATGAATAAAGTTGTAACAAGGTAGCTCTCTTGTTTTGTTTCTGGTTTTGTGGTTTGGTTTTAGCTCTTATTCTTTTTTTTGAATCAAATTGTCAACTCTTTATTAAAGAAAAAAAACTATCAAGAATTACATAGTTCAGCTGCCACTACAGCTTGCATAAAACTGGGAACTGAAAAATAAAACTCTGTTTGTTGTAGGGAACAAGCATGTGCTGCTAGAATGTGTACAACAATATTGGCTTTGCGACTTACATAACTCACATGCCACACACCATCTTCCTTCATCCTTGCCCAAACATCCTCATATAGCCTACCTAACACATAAGTGTTAGGCATACTATCTTCAGAAAGTTGTCTGCACACTTCTCGTGCATCAGTCTCCACCTACACTAAGAAGAAGCCATGACTCAGCGCAAAATCCACTGCCAATTTACATGCTAGGAGCTCGTTCAGCAGAGATGAGGCCTGTAAGAGGCGCTGCACCACCTGCATTGACATTACCCGAGGAGTCTCTAATGACGAAACTCGCACCTCCCCTTCTTGTGACATGATTGAAAGCTACATCAATATTCACCTTCCATACCCCACTTAGAGGAGCCCTCCATTTGACATGTTGAATTCTACTTGGTCTGTTTGGAGTAGATTGATTCCCACAAAACTCCAGTAATCTTGCAGCAATGGAAATACTCAGATCAATGGCTCTCATGGATTTTTGATTCCACACCCTTTCGTTTCTCTCCTTCCACACATGTATCTTACATTACCGTTCTTTACATTCTAGCAGTTTATCTTTTCATTCACTATCTTTCCTGCAATTTACATTCTTGTTCTTTACGTTTTCTTTAGTAACCTACACTTTATTTGCTGCACTTTACATTCCTGCACTTTATTTGCTTCACTTTCACTATTACATCATTCACATAGTTACACAACACTAAGATTCTGGCTAGTAAGCCGTGTCGTGTTAAAGTCTTTGTATCCAAAACAGAGAGAACCCCGCGGTGAGATTGATCCTTCCTCGGCCTACAATCAACATATTAGAAGCCAGGGTATCACAGTATCTACAAATCAGAACAAAACCTCGCTTGGCCTCATGGCCACGAGTTGGCACACCAGCACACACGTCACCAAAGAAAGACACGTGTAAGCCCAAATCTCCTGTGTTCACGTAAAAAGCAGTTCATCCAGGTTTTTGTATTAATCCAGTCTTTTTCCTCAAGGGTGGAATCTTAATCATGTTCACCTGGTAGAATAAGGATGTGAGCTTTACCTTTTTAATTGGTGAGGCCCTATCATAATAAAACTTGTAGTAGGATTGGAGCTTTGTTCTATCATCAAGGGTCACCCGTTAGAACCTTGTTGAGGTCTTGATTAACCAAGATCAGAAGCAATGGAGAAACGATCATGAGCAGGTTGTTGAATCTTGTCAAGGATCCAACGTGCTTGAAAAGGCGATGAAGGTGGTTCAAGTCTATCGGCACATTGTTGTAGTTCGGAATATATCAACCACTAACGCAAGAGAGACAATAAAGGATTTGGTGACGTCTTCAATGGTGGAAATGGTAAATGAGGAGGAAGTAGAGCAAGGTGCAGATCAGGTTTTTGGGTGAGTGACGAGGTAATTATTTTAGTAATAAACAAAATAAAAATAAAATAGAAACTTTCTCAATAAAGAAATAAAAAGAGAGATAATGGTGAAAGTGTGACGTGGATAACGAAAAGAATAGAAATGATACAATCACTAGAAAAAGAGAAATCGAATGGCGCTAGAAGAATAGAAATGAAGTGTGACGTGGATAACGAAAAGAATAGAAATGATACAATAACACTAGAAAAAGAGAAATCGAATGGCGCTAGAAGGAGGGCTTGAACCTCCGACCTTGTGGTTAACAGCCACACGCTCTAACCAACTGAGCTATTCCAGCTTGTCTGTCCTGCTGTATGCAACTTTTGAAACAAGAGTGGTGAAGACTTGACCAAGAATGATGATTTTTGATTATCAGACTTACCCAGTGCGCAGCAGATCAGTACAATCACAAAGAGGTTTGCTTTCTTCTCTTTTCCTACACAAAGCTCATATCTTTAATGCCAATATTTACTGGGTTTCTTCAACACCCATTTAAAGAATAGATTGATTGTACATCTTGCACTGATTGATGTATGTGTCCCAAATCCCAATTCGTTTCTGTTTTTGTGTATCTGATTTTGGACTTATTATGGTGTATGGTGGTGTTTTAAGATCATTATGCGTTCTGTCTCTGTTTCTGGGATTGCCAACAGTTTTGTTTATGGGTTCTTTTTTCTGCTGTGTCATGTGTGTAGAGTAAGCATCTCCGATATGTGAGGGTGGTGGGGGCAAGCCACACTATGGTTCCAAGCATATTGTACCATATTACACAGCAGGCTGTGAGTTTTAAAACGCATTAGACTTACCATGCAATTCTTTGGATTCAAATCATAAAGAATTTCATGGAGCTGCTTGTGTCAAGTCTGGAAAGTGTATTAGTGTCAAAGGTGTTCTTTTAGATCTTTATCTTATATAATTGATTTTGATGTTAGGTGCTACATTTATATCTCAGTTTTGTGGCTTGTTTTTTCACTTGATTAATAACTTTTGTGATTTTCTCAACATCTTAAATATTTATATGCAGTGCATTTGTATGTTTGATGAAAGATTGGGAGATAAGTTAAAAACGTTCCAAACTAATTGTCATACATATTTTGATTTTGAATTACCCTCTGCTTGACTTGGTATATGATATATTTTTTTCCTCCAAGTATGAAAATTACTTGGCTTGGTGTTTACACTAACTTGTATACATAATCTTTGTTTTCTCTATTCTCCTCAATTCCAAAGGAAAGTCGCCTGAATCAACTTTATTTGGACAGTACATTAGGATAACTGCAACTGTTCATTTCGTCAGTCTTTAGACCTATATGTTCCAGATGTAGGTTGATCGTTTAAAGGCATACATTCTGGAACTATATCTTTGTTTCTGTCTGAATTAAAGAGGCAAGAGATGAAAAGAAATCAACCCCAATCTCTTGCTTTCTCATAACCAGCTAGCCGTAGAGGCAAGTATTGCATGCGAATTAGGACATGCAGCATATTAGCACATCTCTGTCTAACAATTACATAGACCTGGTGGTTGGTGGTCTAGTTACCCTTAGCAAGAAGTTGACCTGATAGTAGGCATCAAATAGACCGTATAACAAGGAATTAGTTTCACTGTGAGCTTGAGAACTGACATTCCTGTATGCAATAGTCTTGTCTAGTCTTTGCTCATTCCCAAGTTGTACCTGTCCTGATTCCCAGGTTGCCAAGGGGAACTTAGATATATAGAACAATGATGGCAGAAGGGTTTGTGCAGTGTTACCATCCAATAAGAGCATTTTTAAAATCTGCATCTTCAGTTCATGGGCAGGAAGGAATTTTACCATCCTTTAGTAAGCATGCTGGCTGTTGAAGGTTTTTTTATTTGATCTAGGCTTTCAACATCCTCAATTCCTTCTGATTTAAGAATGCGTGTATATGGGAAGCATGCAGATGTGGCCTTTTGAATTTCACTCATCAATCCAAGAAACAAGACGATTAAGTGTCAGTCTGTACGAGATTTACCAAGTAATGTCAGGCTCTACAATTATAGAACAACTTAGTATGTAAACTATTAAAAACAACAGTACAGTTTTGTCATTCTTGAGCTCTGCTTTTGTTTGGTGGTTCTCAGGTAGATGTCATCATTAGTGTCTGATTAATAGATTACTGTTATTTTTCCAACTCATGTGTTTGGCTACACATTGTCTTGAGCTGAAGAAAGAATTTTTCATGTTATTTTAGTGGCAACAACAAAAGTTTTTCCTGCATCTGTAAAGATCTGTGTTAAGGCTTCTGTAGGTATGTGCTCGGAATGAATAACACTAGGCAACGAAAGATGTTGACCAAAAAAATAAAGGAGTTTGTTTTTTTGTCCCACTGCATTTTTGTACCAGCCATCGAAAGAGCTGAACTACAATAGTTGAAGCAGACAAGATGTAATCAATCCATGATGACTGTTCACTGTGCCTATTTCTGGAAATCTGAGACTGAATAGAAAAGAGGATTATATACATTTGATGGACGTAGTAACATCATCTCAAGCTACAATACTAATGAGACATTATCCTTCAATTACCCAGACTGAAAATCTATGACAACCGGTAATGACACTTAAGTAATCTAACAGTTTAGCACTAAGTTTTGAGATTTGTTTGTATGCTTTTGATCAGATTAGAAAAAGTTATATGGTTTACGTGAATTGGGTTTTGACTAGTCTTTTCATATCTTGTTATTTATGCAGGTTATTTAAAATTGCATGAAGCTGTTATTTTTACATGAATCAAGCAAAACAAGAGCTCTCCATTTTCACACCCCCTCCCACCTGTTGTGTCAACTGCTACCATTCTGAAGCGATTGGAAGAGGTAACTCTATTGACTCCTGTCATGAATAAGATGCTTTTTGCCATATATAGCATGCTACTTTTCGACTAGTAGTGTGCTTGAATCTAGAAGTCGAGGCAAATAAGACCCATACCTTGTGTTTGAGTTCAGAATGCAGTAAGAGGAAACATATGATATATGATAAACCTTTCTTCATTTTTTTTTTCCACGTAACAAACAAAGATGTCATTGATGGGTGCTGTAATCTAAGTTTTGACCAGTCTGTGGTCTAAGGCACCATGTTTGTGATAATAAAATGAAAGGGAAGCCAATTAAAATTCATTACCACATTCCATAATTTCCCGGCAATGTATTCTTTGGGATTGAGACACTCATATGTACAAATCACTAGCATAGTTCTTAGTCCATTTTCTCGCCATTTTGTTGAATTCCTGTTTGTTTGTTTTGAAGAGATTGCTGCTTGGATTGAGAGGGTCCACTGGATTTGGATCGTCAAGAAGTGAGCATATGGAGAGCAATAGGCTCTCAATGGTTTGGATTGGGTTCCATTGATCTTCTTCTAAAATGTCAATGTAAATATTGCCATTTTCATCAATGTTTGGATGATAAACCTGCATAAGACCAACGTAGACAGCATCACACCCATAAAATTAGTTGTTAGAAAAGGGAGGTGAAAATAGGCTCCTGAATGTAAGTTGGGAAGTGTAGTACTCCACTCAGAATGAGAGATTACTATTGGAAGCAGATCATGGGTAGGGATAGAAGGGTTTGTATGCTGCTATGAAAATGAGGAAGGAAAAGATTTCGTATGCTTTCTTTGATGCAATTAGTTTTTGAAGGTTAGTGAGTAATATTCTTCCAAAGTCAAGCTGCAAATTTAATTCATCTTCTCTCTTTGATTTAGATTTTATATTATTTTTTAATTTTCCAAATAGCACGCACTACGTTTGTACCTCATCAAACTTTAAACTGGATCTTGTTTTCATTTCAGCTAAATCTTTAAATAACAGTGGAGTAATATTACATTTATGAACATTAGTATATTACATTACATTTCAAATTCAATCTGTTGTTGACTGACTTGATAGCCTATATTCTGTCTCATTGATATTATGTGATGCTTGTTTTTTAATTCTTCTTTTCTAATTCTTATAGGAACAAGCTACATATGTTTCATTGTGATATCCAGGAACATGTGTAAATAGGTACCTTGGTTAGGAATTTGATGATGGGAGGCCTTGTTGGATAGTCGTCAGGTAAATCAATGGAAAGAAAGAAGATACCATCTTCATAAGGAGAACCTGGAGGCCCCATAATAACACCTTGCCATTTGCATGGGTCTTCAAGGCTTACTGGTCCATAACTGCAGTGAGTTGGGAAGTCTGCTTTTATGAATTTCTCCCTTTGGTATATCCCGTGCCTTGCAAGTTCTCTGTCTTTTATGAGAGAATGAAATTAGTATCGATCAATCTTAGTATCTCGTCTATAAAGTGATGAGATTTTTCTTAGGGTATTGTACCTCCTTCGAACACGCTTCCCTGTAGAGCTTGGAATCTAAACTAAACAGCAGATCATACGTCCTAGAATCATCATTTCATTTGACAGAAACATTTTGCAATAAGAGAAGATTTACCGTGTACGTATCTATCTGCCATGTTATGTGTGTGCCCGAAAGAAACCGCAGAAGTCTGAACAGAGCAGGAGAATGCTGTGAAACCTCAAGAATCAGCTTCTATGGAGAAAAGGCAGACCAGAGGGAATGAACTGATACTGGAAGGGGAAATATTCAAGGTCTTCAAGCAAGTCTTAGGACTTTGTCTATTAAGGTACTGTTAGACCGAGCTATATGTGTTATATATGTATTGGTTTTCCAACATGTAAAGGTTTAGTAATTTCGTATACGTTGTTGCTTGACTTCATCCGCGTTAATGTTTCGAGATTCTTGTTTCTTTGGAATAGCAGAAGTTATCCGAGGAAATTTCATATGCAACGTCGTTGGGTGGTAAAGAAGACTTTGTTGACCAGTGAAGGTTATGCAATGACTTGTAAAATAATGGTCATTGTCTGATTGGTAATCTTACGTACTGAAGAGTGAACACTCAAAGGCTACTTGTTTTTGTGTGGGGGGATAAATTAGCAGGGTTTCACACTTTCACTACGACCTCAACATCTCTCCCACTTTGTCTCTTCCCGAACATTCTCAAAGGATTAGGGGGGAAATCATAAATTGATGAGAAGTATGTTTACGTTTTTTTTGTTTTTTTCCAATCACAATCTATGTACAAAAGAGATGTCGAATCGGTGGTATTTGAGCAAACTAAAGATCCAGGCACAACACACCAGGAACAACAAACGGATAGCATGTTTCAGACTCGAAGTATACGGGATGACTGCAAATCCTTACGCTATGGAAAAAGCTTGCCAAGGTACGAAACTTTTAACCAAACCTAGTCAGTTTTGGAAAGCTGTCTTAAGCCTAAAAAAGTTAATAGTTATCCAAACTATTGTAGGTCTTGCAATCGTTTGCTTCTACTTACTGAAAGAGGAAAAGGTTTTTGGTTTCCTATGGGTTTTCTTAGTATAAATCGCTTATAAATAGAGAATATGCTAAGCAATTCACCCAATTTGTTGAATACCTCGATTCCAAGCGGCATTGTTAAATCATCTCAGGTGTTGAGGAGTGTACTTGGTTTTCTGACCATTAATTCAAAAGAGTTGAAGGTCGATGGGGATCACCCTTGAAGATTTGAAAAAGAGAGAGTACAGTAAGTCTTTTGATGAACTTTTGGCAAAAGCCAAAGAATATGCAACACAGCCGGGGGAAGAACTTGAAATTTTGAGGGATTGGATTCTGCATGATTTGAGTTGTAGAAAATCTATAAGAGAAGAGAAGACTGAAAATCGACCTTGTATAGTGAAGAACAAGATGAAAGTTATCTTTACCAAGCCATGCAGTGATATGAGAGAAGTTCTGATGATTTGCAATGACGAGAATGAAAAAACTTCTCATCGTTCTTCTGTAAGGAATGATCAGCTGATGAAACATAAGCAAAGTCCTAATGCATGCTGCTCCAAAGGTAGTGAAGATCAAGATGAATGTTTCAATAATCACAAAGAAGCTTCTTCTCCTTATGCTTCTGCATGGAGGAAAAAGAAGCGCCAAATGACCGAAGATCAAGATGGATATTACTATACCTATGCAGGTGAAGTTGGTAATATGATAAACTCGACCAAGACGAAGAAGAAGGTAAAGAAGCCTCGAGCTTTACCATTCGATGGTGCACCACCGGAGTTGCCTATGGAATTTAAAAACAAGATCGAATCCTTGCATGGCTCCAAGGCCGAACTAGTAATACACAAGGAGATTCACGCTACTGATGTGAGCGACCACCATGATCGTCTGAATATGCCAAGAAACCAAGTGTTAACCATGGAGGTTCTCAATGAACAAGAGCGAGAAGAGATCGAGGTTCGGAAACATGGTTTGGAAGTGAGAGTGATACAACCATGTCTAGAAGAGAAAACCTTACAATTAAGGAAGTGGTCTTCGCCGAGCGGCAGCTATTCCTATGTCTTAAACAGTTGTTGGAAACATGTGGGGAAGCGTGAGAATAATATTTGCCCTGGTAATACAATCCAGGTTTGGTCCTTTCGAGTCGATGATCCCGCCAAGGTTTGGTTTGCCCTTGTGTGCCCTGGAGCCGAAAGATGAATTAGCTAAATCGATCACAAAACTAAAACTCAAAATCTCTCGCATATTAAAGGTGATTTATGTTACTAAACCAAATTGTATTTTATAGAGTCATTCGTAAGGTGTAGATAAGCATTTTTTTTATTACCCACCTTCTTCCTGTAGACGAAAGACCATTCCACATTCGGCAAGTGCCTATTTTATTCAAAATAATGATGTTAGGTGATTAATATTCCACATGAGGTTGCAGTTAATTATGTGGTACTACAGCATTCGATACATTTTTTGGTGTACCTTCAACTTTTGGTTCACTTACCATTACTTACGCTCTTCAAAAAGATGTATCAATTGATACTGAAACAAAATATATATGTTCTTTCTGATTTATATTTCAGCACTGACCGAAAACTTATGCAGACCTTCAAAGTGCAAAATATGACAGTTGAGAAACTAAATTAAAAGGCTCATATGTATGTGAAGAAAAAAAGAAAATGTACACCTCCATAAGGAAAATGTTTTCAGCAACAAAACCCAACTCGAAGAAAGTTGAAAACAGAAATGATGAGTCATCTTTTGAGAAATAAGCACATCATGGTTTATGGATTAATCAGAGACCAGAAGAGCATCCCATATCATGTCCATGTCTAAAGAGGGCATTCTACTTAGCTGAACAGCATCCATATCTGATGATGATATTACATCCTGGCTTTTCTTGCTTTCAAATATCACCTGATCAGATCCATACTGCCACTCTTTTCTTGTACTTGGGTTTTGGCTGATCAAATTACTATTGATGATGAGATTTGAGTTCTTCTGATCACGATCATCAGCTGATGATTGCTTCTTCTTTTTTGGTGAGGGTGGTGATGATGAAGAGGATGACTCCATGGTATTCCTCTTCTTATTTGCCTGTTGTGATATTGCAAGTTGTATCTTTGCTTCAAGAAGGGCAGCTGTAGTGCTTGTACTCCCA
This genomic interval carries:
- the LOC101307004 gene encoding ubiquitin-conjugating enzyme E2 2-like, with translation MGPPGSPYEDGIFFLSIDLPDDYPTRPPIIKFLTKVYHPNIDENGNIYIDILEEDQWNPIQTIESLLLSICSLLDDPNPVDPLNPSSNLFKTNKQEFNKMARKWTKNYASDLYI